The Corynebacterium jeddahense genome has a window encoding:
- a CDS encoding peptidyl-tRNA hydrolase, whose protein sequence is MTSPAIESAHDLLRRRLADDARERAKDTEDPADSSTVQAMQLAINLPKQDSPSRNQVLNDAARAAVAVCLDPRAGEDGFWRDGLDNWYSRRIRKVVRRARNKAWDDVQALPGITVGAVRAFVPSAVGEVPHAIAKLQIKGTDIEPGPELPSQPGAPLIAVDASLGMTAGKAAAQVGHASMLLAAARDAAWALAWAAAGFPLTVREVPRAEFAELCRTPGAVPVRDAGFTEVAPGSTTVVAIA, encoded by the coding sequence GTGACTTCCCCCGCAATCGAATCCGCCCACGACCTGCTCCGGCGCCGCCTCGCCGACGACGCCCGCGAGCGCGCGAAAGACACCGAGGACCCGGCGGACTCCTCCACCGTCCAGGCGATGCAGCTGGCCATCAACCTGCCGAAGCAGGACTCGCCGAGCCGGAACCAGGTGCTCAATGACGCGGCCCGCGCCGCCGTCGCCGTCTGCCTCGACCCCCGCGCGGGTGAGGACGGCTTTTGGCGCGACGGGCTCGACAACTGGTACTCCCGCCGCATCCGCAAAGTCGTCCGCCGCGCGCGCAACAAGGCGTGGGACGACGTGCAGGCGCTGCCCGGCATCACGGTCGGGGCAGTGCGCGCGTTCGTGCCGTCGGCGGTGGGGGAGGTGCCCCACGCCATCGCCAAGCTCCAGATCAAGGGGACCGACATCGAGCCCGGCCCGGAGCTCCCCTCACAGCCGGGCGCACCGCTCATCGCGGTCGACGCGTCGCTGGGCATGACGGCGGGCAAGGCGGCGGCACAGGTCGGCCACGCCTCGATGCTCCTCGCCGCGGCGCGTGACGCCGCCTGGGCGCTGGCCTGGGCAGCGGCGGGCTTCCCCCTCACCGTGCGCGAGGTGCCCCGCGCCGAGTTCGCCGAGCTGTGCCGCACCCCCGGCGCCGTGCCCGTGCGTGACGCGGGCTTCACCGAGGTCGCCCCCGGCTCCACAACCGTCGTCGCTATTGCGTAG
- a CDS encoding nicotinate phosphoribosyltransferase, with protein MNDAQRHSSEAEGSTAFLTDMYELTMLDAAIKDGTAERDCIFEVFGRRLPNERRYGVVAGTERVLDAITKFRFTEDQLATADFLSPQCREYLANYRFSGQVDGYREGELYFPYSPIMTVRGTFAECVILETVILSILNSDSAVASAASRMVSAADGRPIIEMGSRRTNEQAAVASARATYIAGFNATSNMEASLRYGIPPSGTAAHSWTLLHVDDQGQPDEKAAFKAQIASLGLDTTLLVDTFDITKGVDNALEVAGTELGAVRIDSGDLGIVSRRVRKQLDAAGAFNTRIIVSSDLDEFAIAGLRGDPVDGFGVGTSVVTGSGAPTAGLVYKLVEVEGHAVAKRSSGKVTYGGGKSALRAYRSSGVAVAEIVHPLGADIRRKPNLEYREMTVPLIRDGEIVDNQPSIEEIRELHATARGTLPWEGLALSRGEVAIPTKFIGFPEPE; from the coding sequence ATGAACGACGCACAGCGCCACTCCTCCGAGGCGGAGGGCTCCACCGCCTTCCTCACGGACATGTACGAGCTGACGATGCTCGACGCCGCCATTAAGGACGGCACTGCGGAGCGAGACTGCATCTTCGAGGTATTTGGCCGCCGCCTGCCCAACGAGCGCCGCTACGGCGTTGTCGCCGGCACCGAGCGCGTCCTCGACGCGATTACCAAGTTCCGCTTCACCGAGGACCAGCTCGCCACCGCTGACTTCCTCTCCCCGCAGTGCCGCGAGTACCTCGCCAACTATCGCTTCTCCGGCCAGGTCGACGGCTACCGCGAGGGCGAGCTGTACTTCCCGTACTCCCCCATCATGACGGTGCGCGGCACGTTCGCGGAGTGCGTCATCCTGGAGACGGTCATCCTCTCCATCCTCAACTCGGACTCCGCGGTGGCCTCCGCCGCCTCGCGCATGGTCTCCGCCGCGGACGGCCGCCCGATCATCGAGATGGGCTCGCGCCGCACGAACGAGCAGGCGGCGGTCGCTTCCGCCCGCGCGACGTACATCGCCGGCTTCAACGCCACCTCCAACATGGAGGCCTCCCTGCGCTACGGCATCCCGCCGTCGGGCACGGCGGCGCACTCGTGGACGCTGCTGCATGTCGACGACCAGGGCCAGCCCGACGAGAAGGCCGCCTTCAAGGCGCAGATCGCCTCCCTCGGCCTGGACACCACTCTCCTCGTGGACACCTTCGACATCACGAAGGGCGTGGACAACGCCCTCGAGGTCGCGGGCACGGAGCTCGGCGCGGTGCGCATCGACTCGGGCGACCTCGGCATCGTCTCGCGCCGCGTGCGCAAGCAGCTCGACGCCGCCGGCGCGTTCAACACCCGCATCATCGTCTCCTCCGACCTCGATGAGTTCGCCATCGCCGGCCTGCGCGGCGACCCGGTCGACGGCTTTGGCGTGGGCACCTCCGTGGTCACCGGCTCCGGCGCGCCGACCGCGGGCCTGGTGTACAAGCTCGTGGAGGTGGAGGGCCACGCGGTGGCGAAGCGCTCCTCCGGCAAGGTCACCTACGGTGGCGGCAAGTCGGCCCTGCGCGCCTACCGCTCCTCCGGCGTCGCCGTCGCCGAGATCGTCCACCCGCTCGGCGCGGACATTCGCCGCAAGCCGAACCTGGAGTACCGCGAGATGACCGTGCCGCTCATCCGCGACGGCGAAATCGTGGACAACCAACCGAGCATCGAGGAGATCCGCGAGCTGCACGCCACCGCCCGCGGCACCCTCCCGTGGGAGGGCCTGGCCCTGTCGCGCGGCGAGGTGGCCATCCCGACGAAGTTCATCGGTTTCCCCGAGCCGGAGTAA
- the ykgO gene encoding type B 50S ribosomal protein L36, whose translation MKVRKSLRSLKNKPGAQVVRRHGKVYVINKKDPRFKARQG comes from the coding sequence ATGAAGGTCCGCAAGTCGCTTCGGTCGCTGAAGAACAAGCCGGGCGCTCAGGTTGTGCGCCGCCACGGCAAGGTTTACGTGATCAACAAGAAGGATCCCCGCTTCAAGGCTCGCCAGGGCTAG
- a CDS encoding FadR/GntR family transcriptional regulator has translation MAASGERSSQPLLSSILDTLGEEIVSGEMPEGHTFTLHDLSERFDISRTVAREAMRALEQLGLVSSSRRVGLRVLPQSEWNVFDHSVISWRLRSDEQRPAQLASLRELRDAIEPGAARLAATNATDAEARELVGLAQRIVELAGEDQGNSDAFQEADLAFHALVLRASRNEMFEQLTEPIMDIMRGRALYGIMPDDPHVDTMKIHAELADAVVKHDANRAEDASRRLLRGVNDFMEI, from the coding sequence GTGGCTGCAAGTGGCGAGCGCTCTTCCCAACCGCTCTTGTCGTCCATCCTGGACACCCTTGGCGAAGAAATCGTCTCGGGCGAGATGCCGGAGGGCCACACATTTACCTTGCACGACCTGTCCGAGCGCTTCGACATCTCCCGCACCGTCGCGCGCGAGGCCATGCGCGCGCTCGAGCAGCTTGGCCTCGTCTCTTCCTCCCGCCGCGTCGGGCTGCGCGTGCTGCCGCAGAGCGAGTGGAACGTCTTCGACCACTCCGTCATCTCGTGGCGTTTGCGTAGCGACGAGCAACGTCCCGCCCAACTCGCTTCCCTCAGGGAGCTGCGCGACGCCATCGAGCCCGGCGCCGCCCGCCTCGCGGCGACGAACGCCACCGATGCGGAGGCCCGCGAGCTTGTCGGCCTGGCCCAGCGCATCGTCGAGCTCGCCGGCGAAGACCAGGGCAACTCGGACGCCTTCCAGGAGGCGGACCTCGCGTTCCACGCGCTCGTGCTGCGCGCCTCGCGCAACGAGATGTTCGAGCAGCTCACCGAGCCGATCATGGACATCATGCGCGGCCGCGCGCTCTACGGGATCATGCCGGACGACCCGCACGTGGACACGATGAAGATCCACGCCGAGCTGGCGGACGCCGTCGTCAAGCACGATGCGAACCGCGCGGAGGACGCCTCCCGACGCCTCCTGCGCGGCGTGAACGACTTCATGGAGATCTAG
- the clpS gene encoding ATP-dependent Clp protease adapter ClpS produces MSAVFPTPARAAQAGSPLATPELDEAVDVDVATSENLPWLCIVWDDPVNLMSYVTYVFQTVLGYDRKRATELMMQVHTEGKAVVSSGEKDKVETDVKKLHTAGLWATMQQAG; encoded by the coding sequence GTGTCAGCCGTTTTTCCGACTCCAGCCCGCGCGGCGCAGGCGGGGTCCCCGCTTGCCACCCCGGAGCTGGACGAGGCCGTGGACGTGGACGTGGCCACGAGCGAGAACCTGCCCTGGCTGTGCATCGTGTGGGATGACCCGGTCAACCTGATGAGCTACGTCACCTACGTGTTCCAGACCGTGCTCGGCTACGACCGCAAGCGCGCCACCGAGCTCATGATGCAGGTGCACACCGAGGGCAAGGCCGTCGTTTCCTCGGGGGAGAAGGACAAGGTGGAAACCGACGTGAAGAAGCTGCACACCGCCGGCCTGTGGGCGACGATGCAGCAGGCAGGGTAG
- the ctaD gene encoding cytochrome c oxidase subunit I, protein MTAVAPRLDNYVPPTRPEPTGNARKGSKIYKLLTTTDHKELGIMYIIMSFTWFFVAGLMALLIRAELFSPGLQFLSNEQFNQLFTMHGTVMLLAFGTPIVWGFANYVLPLQIGAPDVAFPRLNAFGFWVTTIGVVAMLLGFVTPGGAADFGWTMYMPLADAVHTPSVSANLWVVGVGATGVGTIASAVNMLTTVLTMRAPGMTMFRLPVFTWTVFVTSIIALMIFPLLTAAAMGVLYDRLLGGHIYDTANGGTILWQHLFWFFGHPEVYVLALPFFGVISEIVPVFSRKPIFGYIGLVFATLAIAGLSMAVWAHHMFATGAILLPFFSFMTFLIAVPTGVKFFNWLGTMWNGHLTFETPMLWATGFLFTFLFGGLTGIMLASPPLDFHLHDTYFVVAHFHYTLFGTVVFASTAGVYYWFPKMTGRMLDEKLGKIHFWFTVVGFNMTFLVQHWLGNMGMPRRYADYLDTDGFTTLNQVSTIGAFILGIGMLPFIWNVFKSWRYGEIVTVDDPWGYGNSLEWATSCPPPRHNFTSLPRIRSERPAFELHYPHMVETLRREAHTGHSDTRKPDNHEFVETEGYANAASN, encoded by the coding sequence ATGACCGCTGTGGCACCGCGGCTGGACAATTACGTCCCGCCAACACGCCCCGAGCCCACGGGCAACGCCCGCAAGGGTTCGAAGATTTACAAGCTTCTCACCACCACCGACCACAAAGAACTGGGCATCATGTACATCATCATGTCCTTCACCTGGTTCTTCGTGGCCGGTTTGATGGCGCTGCTCATCCGCGCCGAGCTGTTCAGCCCGGGCCTGCAGTTCCTGTCCAATGAGCAGTTCAACCAGCTGTTCACCATGCACGGCACCGTGATGCTGCTCGCGTTCGGTACCCCGATCGTGTGGGGCTTCGCCAACTACGTCCTGCCGCTGCAGATCGGCGCCCCGGACGTGGCCTTCCCGCGTCTCAATGCGTTCGGCTTCTGGGTCACCACCATCGGCGTCGTGGCGATGCTCCTCGGCTTTGTCACCCCGGGCGGTGCGGCCGACTTCGGCTGGACCATGTACATGCCGCTCGCTGACGCGGTGCACACCCCGTCCGTCTCCGCGAACCTCTGGGTCGTCGGCGTCGGCGCCACCGGCGTGGGCACCATCGCCTCCGCCGTGAACATGCTCACCACCGTGCTCACCATGCGCGCGCCGGGCATGACCATGTTCCGCCTCCCGGTGTTCACCTGGACCGTCTTCGTCACCTCGATCATCGCGCTCATGATCTTCCCGCTGCTCACCGCCGCGGCTATGGGTGTGCTTTACGACCGCCTGCTCGGTGGCCACATCTACGACACCGCCAACGGCGGCACCATCCTGTGGCAGCACCTGTTCTGGTTCTTCGGCCACCCCGAGGTGTACGTCCTGGCCCTGCCGTTCTTCGGCGTGATCTCCGAGATCGTCCCGGTCTTCTCCCGTAAGCCGATCTTCGGCTACATCGGCCTCGTCTTCGCCACCCTGGCCATCGCTGGCCTGTCCATGGCGGTGTGGGCGCACCACATGTTCGCCACCGGCGCGATCCTGCTGCCGTTCTTCTCCTTCATGACGTTCCTCATCGCGGTGCCGACCGGCGTGAAGTTCTTCAACTGGCTGGGCACGATGTGGAACGGCCACCTCACCTTCGAGACCCCGATGCTGTGGGCGACGGGCTTCCTGTTCACCTTCCTCTTCGGTGGCCTCACCGGCATCATGCTCGCGTCCCCGCCGCTGGACTTCCACCTGCACGACACCTACTTCGTGGTCGCGCACTTCCACTACACACTGTTCGGCACCGTCGTGTTCGCCTCGACCGCCGGCGTGTATTACTGGTTCCCGAAGATGACGGGCCGCATGCTCGACGAGAAGCTGGGCAAGATCCACTTCTGGTTCACCGTCGTCGGCTTCAACATGACCTTCCTGGTCCAGCACTGGCTGGGCAACATGGGCATGCCGCGCCGCTACGCCGACTACCTCGACACCGACGGCTTCACCACCCTGAACCAGGTGTCCACCATCGGCGCCTTCATCCTGGGCATCGGCATGCTGCCGTTCATCTGGAACGTGTTCAAGTCCTGGCGCTACGGCGAGATCGTCACCGTCGACGATCCGTGGGGCTACGGCAACTCGCTCGAGTGGGCCACCTCCTGCCCGCCGCCGCGCCACAACTTCACCTCCCTGCCGCGTATCCGCTCCGAGCGCCCGGCGTTCGAGCTGCACTACCCGCACATGGTGGAGACCCTGCGCCGCGAGGCCCACACCGGCCACAGTGACACCCGCAAGCCGGATAACCACGAGTTCGTCGAGACCGAGGGCTACGCCAACGCCGCGTCCAACTAA
- the nrdF gene encoding class 1b ribonucleoside-diphosphate reductase subunit beta, which produces MTHLNAPVKAINWNSVADDKDLEVWDRLTGNFWLPEKIPVSNDIPSWNTLKDEEKQATMRVFTGLTLLDTIQGTVGAISLLPDATSLHEEAVLTNIAFMESVHAKSYSNIFMTLADTPAINDAFRWSEENEYLQRKAKIILGYYEGEDPLKRKIASVMLESFLFYSGFYLPLNWSVHSKLTNTADIIRLIIRDEAVHGYYIGYKYQVGLRGESEERKEELKDYAFELLYDLYENENQYTEDIYDGLGWTEDVKRFLRYNANKALNNLGYEGLFPADETKVSPAILASLSPNADENHDFFSGSGSSYVIGRAEDTQDEDWDF; this is translated from the coding sequence ATGACTCACCTGAACGCGCCCGTGAAAGCGATCAACTGGAATAGCGTCGCGGACGACAAAGATCTCGAGGTGTGGGACCGCCTGACCGGCAACTTCTGGCTGCCGGAGAAGATCCCGGTGTCCAACGACATCCCGAGCTGGAACACGCTCAAGGACGAAGAAAAGCAGGCCACGATGCGCGTGTTCACCGGCCTCACGCTGCTGGACACCATCCAGGGCACGGTCGGCGCGATCTCGCTGCTGCCAGACGCGACGTCGCTGCACGAGGAGGCGGTGCTCACCAACATCGCGTTCATGGAGTCCGTGCACGCGAAGAGCTACTCCAACATCTTTATGACGCTCGCGGACACCCCGGCGATTAACGACGCGTTCCGCTGGTCCGAGGAAAACGAGTACTTGCAGCGCAAGGCGAAGATCATCCTCGGCTACTACGAGGGCGAGGACCCGCTCAAGCGCAAGATCGCCTCCGTGATGCTCGAGTCCTTCCTCTTCTACTCCGGCTTCTACCTCCCGCTCAACTGGTCAGTGCACTCGAAGCTCACCAACACCGCGGACATCATCCGCCTCATCATCCGCGACGAGGCGGTGCACGGCTACTACATCGGCTACAAGTACCAGGTGGGCCTGCGCGGCGAGAGCGAAGAGCGCAAGGAGGAGCTCAAGGACTACGCGTTCGAGTTGCTCTACGACCTCTATGAGAACGAGAACCAGTACACCGAGGACATCTACGACGGGCTCGGCTGGACCGAGGACGTGAAGCGCTTCCTGCGCTACAACGCGAATAAGGCGCTGAACAACCTCGGCTACGAGGGCCTGTTCCCGGCGGATGAGACGAAGGTCTCCCCGGCGATCCTCGCGTCGCTCTCGCCGAACGCGGACGAGAACCACGACTTCTTCTCCGGCTCCGGCTCCTCCTACGTCATCGGCCGCGCCGAGGATACGCAGGACGAGGACTGGGACTTCTAG
- a CDS encoding ATP-dependent DNA helicase has product MADEHTGDHSTEELLEAAVAALGGAERSGQVKMAQAVTRALDSERHLAVQAGTGTGKSLAYLVPAIRYAQANETTVVVSTATIALQRQLVERDLPRLADALEPLLSHRPTFAIQKGRNNYVCLHKLMLDDAPSAPLLDDEDLSWVGKHVKRVAEWAQDTETGDRDDLVPGVPDQAWRQVSVTSNECLGATRCPHGADCFAELARERTKDVDIVVTNHALLAIDALSDIAVLPEHDAVIIDEAHELDGRITSVATSEISARALSMAARRASKLGGSRDALEEVIDDFTAAIDLEEPGRWETISDPARAAFAALRDALWKTRSGIADSPEGEADNDPETFAERGNLKNHLEDLHDAVVRILDVFDEPDPAKHVDVVWLTRSDRAGDSVSVAPLSVAGLLHDRLFGETTVVLTSATLTVGGNFDAMAAAWGLPKGTWDSLDAGTPFDPRKSGILYTATHLPAPGRDGLSRETLDEIAELITAAGGRTLGLFSSRRAAEQAAEAMRARLPFDILLQGEDSTGVLVDQFAKNENACLFGTLTLWQGVDVPGSACSLVIIDRIPFPRPDDPLLQARANAADAAGRSGFMEVSATHASLLMAQGAGRLLRSVDDRGVVAVLDNRLKTKRYGAYIRRSLPAFWDTTDPEVVRGALRRLVATQ; this is encoded by the coding sequence GTGGCAGACGAGCACACGGGCGACCACAGCACCGAGGAGCTCCTCGAGGCTGCCGTCGCGGCCCTCGGCGGCGCCGAGCGTTCCGGCCAGGTGAAGATGGCGCAGGCGGTGACCCGGGCGCTGGACTCCGAGCGCCACCTCGCCGTCCAAGCCGGCACCGGCACCGGCAAGTCGCTGGCCTACCTCGTGCCCGCGATCCGCTACGCCCAGGCGAACGAGACCACCGTCGTCGTCTCCACCGCCACCATCGCGCTGCAGCGCCAGCTCGTCGAGCGCGACCTGCCGCGCCTCGCCGACGCCCTCGAGCCGCTCCTGTCGCACCGCCCCACCTTTGCCATCCAGAAGGGCCGCAACAACTACGTGTGCCTCCACAAGCTCATGCTTGACGACGCACCTTCGGCCCCGCTCCTCGACGACGAGGACCTCTCCTGGGTGGGCAAGCACGTCAAGCGCGTCGCCGAGTGGGCGCAGGACACCGAGACCGGCGACCGGGACGACCTCGTGCCCGGCGTGCCGGACCAGGCCTGGCGCCAGGTGTCGGTGACCTCGAACGAGTGCCTCGGCGCCACCCGCTGCCCGCACGGCGCGGACTGCTTCGCCGAGCTCGCCCGCGAGCGCACGAAAGACGTCGACATCGTGGTGACCAACCACGCGCTGCTCGCCATCGACGCGCTCTCCGACATCGCGGTCCTGCCCGAGCACGACGCCGTGATCATCGACGAGGCCCACGAGCTCGACGGGCGCATCACCTCCGTAGCCACCTCCGAGATCTCCGCCCGCGCGTTGTCCATGGCCGCGCGCCGCGCCAGCAAGCTCGGCGGCTCGCGGGATGCCCTCGAGGAGGTGATCGACGACTTCACCGCGGCCATCGACCTCGAGGAGCCGGGCCGGTGGGAGACCATCTCGGATCCCGCCCGCGCCGCGTTCGCCGCCCTGCGCGACGCGCTGTGGAAGACGCGCAGCGGCATCGCGGACTCGCCCGAGGGCGAGGCGGACAACGACCCCGAGACCTTCGCCGAGCGCGGCAACCTCAAGAACCACCTCGAGGACCTCCACGACGCCGTCGTGCGCATCCTCGACGTGTTCGACGAGCCGGACCCGGCCAAGCACGTCGACGTCGTCTGGCTCACCCGCTCCGACCGCGCCGGCGACTCCGTCTCGGTGGCCCCGCTGTCCGTCGCCGGGCTGCTCCACGACCGGCTCTTCGGCGAGACCACCGTCGTGCTCACCTCCGCGACGCTCACCGTCGGCGGCAACTTCGACGCCATGGCCGCCGCCTGGGGCCTGCCGAAGGGCACGTGGGACAGCCTCGACGCCGGCACGCCCTTCGACCCGCGCAAGTCCGGCATCCTCTACACCGCGACGCACCTGCCCGCCCCGGGCCGCGACGGTCTCTCGCGCGAGACCCTCGACGAGATCGCCGAGCTCATCACCGCCGCGGGCGGGCGCACCCTCGGCCTGTTCTCCTCGCGCCGCGCCGCCGAGCAGGCCGCCGAGGCGATGCGGGCGCGCCTGCCCTTCGACATCCTCCTCCAGGGCGAGGACTCGACGGGCGTGCTCGTGGACCAGTTCGCGAAGAACGAGAACGCCTGCCTCTTCGGCACCCTTACGCTCTGGCAAGGCGTGGACGTGCCCGGCAGCGCGTGCTCACTCGTCATCATCGACCGCATCCCGTTCCCCCGCCCCGACGACCCGCTGCTGCAGGCGCGCGCGAACGCGGCGGACGCCGCCGGGCGCTCCGGGTTCATGGAGGTCTCCGCCACCCACGCGTCGCTGCTCATGGCGCAGGGGGCGGGGCGGCTGCTGCGCTCCGTCGACGACCGCGGGGTGGTGGCCGTGCTGGACAACCGCCTGAAGACAAAGCGCTATGGCGCGTACATCCGCCGCAGCCTCCCCGCGTTCTGGGACACCACCGACCCGGAGGTGGTGCGCGGGGCACTCCGGAGGCTCGTCGCTACGCAATAG
- the nrdE gene encoding class 1b ribonucleoside-diphosphate reductase subunit alpha codes for MGKNVPEPVNEHDQLDYHALNALLNLYDENGQIQFDKDREAANQFFLQHVNQNTVYFHDLEEKIDYLVEHKYYEPETIAKYEWSFIKDTFKRAYSYKFRFKSFLGAYKYYTSYTLKTFDGRRYLERFEDRVAMTSLFLADGNEDLASALVDEIMTGRFQPATPTFLNAGKAQRGELVSCFLLRVEDNMESIGRAINSSLQLSKRGGGVALLLSNIRESGAPIKHIENQSSGVIPVMKLLEDSFSYANQLGARQGAGAVYLNAHHPDIMRFLDTKRENADEKVRIKTLSLGVVIPDITFELAKRNDDMYLFSPYDVERVYGVPFADISITEKYAEMVEDPRIRKSKINARVFFQTIAEIQFESGYPYIMFEDTANRANPVKTGRINMSNLCSEILQVNSPSTLNEDLTYAEVGHDISCNLGSLNIAMTMDSDNFARTVETAIRALTSVADKTSIESVPPVRDGNDASHAIGLGQMNLHGYLGREHIEYGSEEGLDFTNAYFAAVMYQCIRASHAIAVEKGRAFADFDKSEYASGEFFDRYDAADFQPKTEKVKALFDAADIAVPTAEEWAQLKADVARDGIYNRYLQAVPPTGSISYINNSTSSIHPIASKIEIRKEGKIGRVYYPAPHMDNENIEYFKDAYEIGYEKIIDTYAVATRYVDQGLSLTLFFKDTVTTRDINKAQIYAWKKGVKTLYYIRLRQMALEGTEIEGCVSCML; via the coding sequence CTGGGCAAGAACGTCCCGGAGCCGGTGAACGAGCACGACCAGCTGGACTACCACGCGCTCAACGCGCTGCTGAATCTGTACGACGAGAACGGGCAGATCCAGTTCGACAAAGACCGCGAGGCGGCGAACCAGTTCTTCCTGCAACACGTCAACCAGAACACGGTCTACTTCCACGACCTGGAAGAGAAGATCGATTATCTCGTGGAGCACAAGTACTACGAGCCGGAGACGATTGCGAAGTACGAGTGGTCCTTTATTAAGGACACGTTCAAGCGCGCGTACTCCTACAAGTTCCGCTTCAAGTCTTTCCTCGGCGCGTACAAGTACTACACGTCCTACACGCTGAAGACGTTCGACGGGCGCCGCTACCTCGAGCGCTTCGAGGACCGCGTGGCCATGACGTCGCTCTTCCTCGCCGACGGCAACGAGGACCTCGCGAGCGCGCTCGTCGACGAGATCATGACCGGCCGCTTCCAGCCAGCGACCCCGACGTTCCTCAACGCCGGCAAGGCGCAGCGCGGCGAGCTCGTGAGCTGCTTCCTGCTGCGCGTCGAGGACAACATGGAGTCCATCGGCCGCGCCATCAACTCCTCGCTGCAGCTGTCAAAGCGCGGCGGTGGCGTGGCGTTGCTGCTGTCCAACATCCGCGAGTCGGGCGCGCCGATTAAGCACATCGAGAACCAGTCGTCCGGCGTCATCCCGGTGATGAAGCTGCTCGAGGACTCGTTCTCCTACGCCAACCAGCTCGGCGCGCGCCAGGGCGCGGGCGCGGTGTACCTCAACGCCCACCACCCGGACATCATGCGCTTCTTGGACACGAAGCGCGAGAACGCGGACGAGAAGGTGCGCATCAAGACGCTCTCGCTCGGCGTGGTCATCCCGGACATCACCTTCGAGCTCGCGAAGCGTAACGACGACATGTACCTGTTCTCCCCATACGACGTCGAGCGGGTCTACGGCGTGCCGTTCGCGGACATCTCCATCACGGAGAAGTACGCCGAGATGGTGGAGGACCCGCGCATCCGCAAGTCGAAGATCAACGCCCGCGTGTTCTTCCAGACCATCGCGGAGATCCAGTTCGAGTCCGGCTACCCGTACATCATGTTCGAGGACACGGCGAACCGCGCGAACCCGGTGAAGACGGGCCGGATCAACATGTCCAACCTGTGCTCGGAGATCCTGCAGGTCAACTCCCCGTCGACGCTCAACGAGGACCTCACCTACGCCGAGGTTGGCCACGACATCTCCTGCAACCTGGGCTCGCTGAACATCGCGATGACGATGGATTCGGACAACTTCGCCCGCACGGTGGAGACGGCCATCCGCGCGTTGACCTCGGTAGCGGACAAGACCTCCATCGAGTCGGTGCCCCCGGTGCGCGACGGCAACGACGCATCCCACGCCATCGGGCTGGGGCAGATGAACTTGCATGGCTACCTCGGCCGCGAGCACATCGAGTACGGCTCGGAGGAGGGCCTCGACTTCACCAACGCCTACTTCGCCGCGGTGATGTACCAGTGCATCCGCGCCTCCCACGCGATCGCGGTGGAGAAAGGCCGGGCGTTCGCCGACTTTGACAAGTCCGAGTACGCCAGCGGCGAGTTCTTCGACCGCTACGACGCGGCGGACTTCCAGCCGAAGACGGAGAAGGTCAAGGCGCTGTTCGACGCCGCCGACATCGCGGTGCCGACGGCGGAGGAGTGGGCGCAGCTCAAGGCGGACGTCGCCCGCGACGGCATCTACAACCGCTACCTCCAGGCGGTGCCGCCGACCGGCTCGATCAGCTACATCAACAACTCGACGTCCTCGATCCACCCGATCGCCTCGAAGATCGAGATCCGCAAGGAAGGCAAGATCGGCCGCGTCTACTACCCGGCGCCGCACATGGACAACGAGAACATCGAGTACTTCAAGGACGCCTACGAGATCGGCTACGAGAAGATCATCGACACCTACGCCGTGGCCACGCGCTACGTCGACCAGGGCCTGTCGCTCACCCTCTTTTTCAAGGACACGGTGACCACCCGCGACATCAACAAGGCGCAGATCTACGCGTGGAAGAAGGGCGTGAAGACGCTCTACTACATCCGCCTGCGCCAGATGGCGCTCGAGGGCACGGAGATCGAGGGCTGCGTGTCCTGCATGCTCTAG
- the nrdH gene encoding glutaredoxin-like protein NrdH: MAITVYSKPACMQCKATEKALTRAGLEFTTVDISMDDEARDYVMALGYVQAPVVEANGEHWSGFRPDRIKGLAASVA; this comes from the coding sequence ATGGCGATCACCGTTTACAGTAAGCCGGCCTGCATGCAGTGCAAGGCAACCGAGAAGGCCCTCACCAGAGCCGGCCTGGAGTTCACCACGGTGGACATCTCCATGGACGACGAGGCCCGCGACTACGTCATGGCCCTCGGCTACGTCCAGGCCCCGGTCGTCGAGGCGAATGGCGAGCACTGGTCGGGCTTCCGTCCGGACCGCATCAAGGGGCTCGCGGCGTCCGTCGCGTAG